Sequence from the Echinimonas agarilytica genome:
ACGATAAAAACTATAGGTTTCACCGTGAGCAATTGCGCCTTTGTGAGTCGAACGGCGATAGCTGTAATGCTCAGCGAGTTCATCGTCATACGCAGGAAGCCAATTGAACATTTGATGACGTATGTCTGATGTGACATAGCGCGTTGAACGAACGTCATCCGAAACACTGACAATCCCCATGGAATCCTCAGGCGTTAATTCATCATCGTGAACGACACGCACACTGTCATCTTTAAAGTCGACACCGGTTAGCGTTGACATATTCGCCATGCGCACGTTGGCTGGTCCGTGAGAGAAAAATACATGGCCTTCGGGATCAACCATCCACCATTTTCCATCGACTTTTTCTGTGCGGAAATATCCCGTCGCATTGAGCTTCGGACCCGCCGTGTAGCCACCATATTGCGAGCGATTGGGCATGCCTTTCGAGTTATCTAACTGTTTTAGCTCTGCATTGGCAGCCGCTTTTAATTGTTCCACTGAATCAATTTTAAGAGGAGACTGTATTTTGGCATTTTGGCCGAACTCGTCAATCACACCTTTCATCCAATCACTGCGTGTTTCTGGATTTTTACGCAGGCGAATATTATCGAGAGCCACTTGGGTATCATCTAAATTACCAATAGTAAAAAATTTTAAGGCAGCGACTTGATCAAGATTGACATTGTCTGATCGCCACGAGCGCCAAATCATTAGCTTATCTTGTGTCTGCCAAGGTGGTGCATCGCCCCAAAGTCCAATTTCGGTCTCGGCTTCAACACCTTTTAATGGGAAATAGACGGTCCCTTTAAAGCCTGCCGCTAAGCTAATTGAACGGCTTTGAGCTTTTCCTTTTGGGTTTTCTACATTCAAGTAGAGTTGAATAGAAGTATCACCTGTATTTTCTGCATCAAAGGCAAAGTTATAATTTTCGAATTGATCAAATGCCCATGGCTCTTCGGGGGCGACAACCAGTGTAGGCATGTTGAATTTCGATAAAAAATCAACCGATACATAAGTATTGTCAGTGATGTGTTTGAGCGCTGTTTTTGCTTCATTACTCGAGAGCCAGCCCTGTTGAGTAGGGCTTTCAAAGTCGACGAGCGTGACCAATGTTTGCTCTGGTTGAAACGCATCTGCATTGGACGCTGGAACAGCCGTATTGTCTTGCGTCGTGCTCGAGTCTGAACATGCCACCAAAGCGATTGCAATTGACGCTGCAAGTATCGATTTGCTGTGCCATGTTTTAGATAATTTTGAATTCATTTTTGTAATCCTTCACCTTCAATATTAGACGGCTTGATTCGTTAATTAAATTTTACTTTTCAATGTGATAAGGTTTTGTATGTTGCCAAATGAAGCCAGTATCAAATAGCAGGCTTGGAAGTAGCCTTTCTCGTGAAATTCAAACACTTTTTCTTGAGAAAGCTGGCTGAGTTTTTCTTCATTAATGGTGTAGATGCCTTCAAATTTAGTTTCCTCGCCATTTTTTAATGTGATGGTCAACTGAATGGGCTCAATGAGGCGATTGGCTACAAGGGTTTTAATGAACTGCTCAGTGCGCAAAATTGCGGGGACGATATCAAACGCTAACTGCGATACTTTTTGTAAATATGGAGTGGCTTGGCCTTGCGCATCAAACAAGGGTTCTCCGTCAACTGTTTGCACGCGTGCATTACTCATATTGAGAGTGAGAACGGTATTTTCAGGGGTGGGTTGCGCGCCCGCAGGGCCTTTCACTCCCACCATAAAGGGTTGGCGGCGAATGTGCATGGGCACATAGTTCGCGTGCCATTGGTTGCCTTTCAAAAAAAGATTCTCGCCCGGATCAAATCCAAACACAGCATGCATACCAAACTGGCCCGTTTCGCTGTCTTTGATAAAACAGACTGGATATTCCAATGCTAAATGACGTAATTCATCTGCAACTGCTGGTGCGTAGTGGATGTTTTCGCCATATTCAGCACCGTGCTGGGTGTTTATTTTTGTATGCTTGTGAGCCGTGCTATCGACAACTTGAAATTGGGTCACATTACTATCCTTAATAACGTTATACAGGCTGCAAGCCGTATTGGTTGATTTTTTCGATCAGTGCTCGGTTGGTTGGCATGGAACCGAGTAGTTGATGTGTGTATTTTTCGTTCTTACGAATTAAGTTCAAGGCGTGTTGATGGCGGTCTGGGGCAATGCCTCTGGGATCGCATGTGTTGAACTGCATGCCATAAAGCACGTATTGATAACTGGCGGCTGGAAACACTTCTACAGCGCGGTCAAAATCGCCGTGCCATGGATATTGATGCTGCCAAATGGTGAGTAATTCATTTAAAGAATCAGGAATACTGCTTGATTCACGATTATCGATCCAAAACTTACTGTCTATGCGTTTTGAAAGCATGTAATGCAGCTTTAGAAAATCGATAATCCGCTGCCAACGATATAGAAAGGTTTCGTTGAACCGTTTTGCGACGATATTCATCGATGCTCGGTTCGCTGGCAGTTGTTCGGCGATCATTGAAGCCGAAATCTCAACCAAGACTAAAGCAGATGCTTCGAGCGGCTCTAAAAAACCGGCCGACAATCCCACCGCAACACAGTTATTGACCCAAAACTTTTCGCGGTGACCGGAATCAATATCAATACTTTTAACAGACAATGAATCGGCATTTGCATAGCTGGGCGTGATGTAACTCAACAATTGTTGATGGGCTTGGTCATCGCTGATGTGAGCCGATGAAAAGACATGACCTACACCACGTCGATTGGTGAGCCCAATATCCCATATCCAACCAGAGGTTTGTGCGGTGGATATGGTATGAGAAGCGATAGGACTTTGTTCGTCGGGGTAGGGAACATGCACGGCTAACGCTCGGTCGGCAAATAACACATCGCGGCATGACTTGAATGGGGTGTTGTAGTGTTGACCAATCAATAACGATTTAAAACCGGTGCAATCGATAAATAAATCACCGTCGATGTCACCATTATTTTGCGTGATGACCGCACTGATATCGCCGTTTGTCGCCGCTTTAACGCTCACCACATTGTCTAAAATATGGGTCACTCCAAGTTGAGTGGTGCAATGTCGTTTTAAAAATTCGGAAAAAGCGCCAGCATCGAGATGATAAGCGTAATTCGCCACCGCATCGTATTCTGCAGTGGTAATGAGTTTGGGGGCCAAACCGTGCTCACACAGGGCCTCTTGGTAACACACGTTTTCAGAGAATGAGCCCTTGTTATGATGGTGCCAATGAGGGGCTAAATTGGTGTTATCGAAATCAGTCGGGAGTACCAATGGGTGGTAGTAGAAGTCGTCGGGAGTACCGGTGGTCCATTGTGCAAACTTAGCGCCCTGTTTAAAGGAAACATTGCACTCGCGCATAAAATCCGTTTCTGAGATGCCCATTTTTTTCAGTGTGGTGCGCATGGTGGGCCACGTCCCTTCGCCCACACCAATGGTGGGAATATCGGGAGATTCTACGAGCGTAATGGAAACATTCGCTTCATGTTCTCGCTTTATTTTAGCTGCCAACGTCCCTGCGGTGATCCATCCTGCGGTGCCGCCTCCAACAATAACAATTGATGTGACTGCGTTGGTCATATTTACACTCCTTGGTTATTCGTTGTGTTTTCACTGGTTGAACCATTAATAAAGGCCGCCGTTAATTTGGCGGCCTTTGCATGTTGCACTGTGACTATTTTTCGCAATTGAAAAATAAGCGCTATTGATTACCAGTTGGCACGAACACCAAAGCTGTAACGAGGACCATATTGTTCAGCTGAGATCAATTGATTCTCGAAACGGCCATAGCGGCGAACAGTTTCGTTAGTGACGTTGATAGCGTCCGCGAATACAGAGAAGTTCTCGTTGATGTCATAGCTAATGCTGGCATCAAGTTGACCATAGGCTTCTGTAAACGTTGGCTCATTGCCCAGAGCGAGCAAGAAGTCGTCACGCCAGTTATAGGCAACGCGAACTTCAAAGGTTTCGTTTTCATAGAAACCGACCAAGTTGGCAGTGTCGCTTAGTCCTGTCAGTGCTACAGTTTCGTCAAAGTTGAACGGGTCAAACTCTTCATCGCTGTCAACAATGGTGTAGTTGGCAACAGCACCGAAACCAGTATCTGCGAACATGTATTGAACATTAAATTCCCAACCATCAAGCTCTCTGTTTTGAAGGTTTTGCGGCGTGGAAATTTCCCAGGTAATCACAGGGTCGCTTGCGGTCCCCAAACATGCTGGATTCGGTGTGGCTGAAGAATCAGGACATCCTGGGCGTGGGTTCACACTTGGATCCGTGAGCGGTTGGCCGTTCACGTCGTTAAGCGGACCATTTACAACGCCTGAACCAATGAAGTTTTCAACGTACTTTTTGAAGTAGCCAGCTGAAGCGAAGCTACCGTTGTCGTCGTACCACTCTACAGACAAGTCGAAGTTGTCGGAGGTAATTGGCAGCAAGTTTGGATTGCCCTGAGACGCTTGGAATGGGCCTTCAGGTCTTGCGTTTGTAGTTGTTCCCGGGAATAGAGCATTGATGCTGGCTCGACCAATGGTTCGACTGTAAGATGCACGGGTCACGATGTCATCAGTGACATCCACCTGAATGTCAAGGTTTGGCAAAATACGCGTGTAGCTGCCCGTTAAACGTTGTGCTGTATCGACCGTGTCATAAACTTCGCTTAGTTCCTCAGGATGGCGGTAGTTCATTGCGATAATGCCAGGTTGAACTGAGTATGCTTCTACGTCAGTGTCTTCCCAACGAACACCTGCGTTAATTGAAATCGGGAAATTATTCAGTTCGGTTTCAATCTGAAGCGCAGCATATACGGCAAGCGTTTCTTCTTCCATACCATTGGTAGTGACGTTAGGCGCCTGATATTTACCTTCAGCGGTCACGATATCTAGGAACTGCTCGGCACTATATTTAGCGATGTATGGGAATAGATCTTTATATCCAGAAAACTCATCAAGTGTGCTTCCAGACTCTTCAAATGAGAGATCTAAGGCATCCATTGAGATGTCAACAAAGTCAAATCGTTCGCTTAAATACGTATCGACTTCATACTTGGTGTTTTGGATGCCGAACGTAATTTGGCTTAAATCGCCATTGCCGCCATTTAACCACGTTCCTGAAAGGTGCACTTGTTTAATGTCATTTTCCATCGAGTAACCGCGTTGCTGGTACAAGTCAGAAACAATGTTGCTCTTGTCATATGCGCCACCCACTAAGCCTGAATCATCGACAATGATGTTCGGAATATCACCGACAAAATCAGCACCGATAAGGGCCACAGAACCCGGCGGATTCTTTAGGTTTGCTAGTGTTTCAGCCGTGTCGCCATCAGGGTTCGATTCAGAAGAGGAATCGTGATAATCCAACATAAAACTTAAGGTGTCAGTGGCGTCCCATTTGAGATTCACACCCAAAGAATCGTTTTCTTTTTCTTCGTAGTATTTCCAAGCCCAGAAGTTTAGTTCATCATTTGCATTGCGTGGACTGTACACAGTACCGTTTGCGTCGGTAGCGCCGGTTGGATTATCAAACCAGAATGCTGAGCGATTGGTAGTACTTGTTTCTTCAAAACGAGAAATAGTGTAGTCAAGCGTGGCTTCTACGGTGTCGATCGGAGAATATTGAACAACAAGCTGCGCATTGTCACGTTCGCGAGTTGTATCGTAGTGTTCAGAGGTGGCAGTCCAAGCTGTCCAAAACGATTGGTCAGGGTTTTTTGCAGTATCGATAGCACTCGTATCGATACCATCCCTATTACCACGGTTTCTTACCCAACCATCGGTACCTGCGCGATCGCGGTGGCTATCACGCTCTGAGTGAGATGCCGACAACATGACCCCAAGTTTGCCGTCTAAGAAGATATTACTGACCATGCCTGAAACTTCAGGTGTGAAATCATCACCCTTGTCTTCGACGCTGGTATCGTGAATCGCGGTGGCGCTTGCAAATGCCTTGAAGCCATCATAGTCAAATGGCTTGGCCGTTTTAATATTAATCGTCGCACCAATACCACCAGAAGTGATGTTCGCGCGTCCAGTTTTAATAGCTTCAACGCCAGATACGGTTTCAGACGCAATTTCACGGAAGTTAAAGCTTCGCGAAATCCCTGCTGATTGAAGTACAGACGAATTAGGCATTTGGCGACCATTCAATGTCACCAAGTTAAAGCTTGGGCCGAAACCACGAACGGTGACTTGGTTACCTTCGTTGTTTGCCCGGTCAATCGATACGCCCGGTATACGCTGCAACGACTCTGCTAAGTTACTGTCTGGAAACTTACCGATGTCTTCTGCAGAAATCGCATCTACAACACCCGCTGACGAGCGTTTAATGTCTGCGGATTTCGTAAGAGAACCACGAATACCTGAAACTTGAATAACCTCTACTTCTTCTTTTTGAAGATTATTTTGTTGTGTTTCTTCTGCTGCATGTGCCATCGAAGCCGAACCTGTCGCAACAAGTATCGCCATATAAACAGAATTTAATTTAAATCTGTTGGTGTCCATTTTTATCCCTGCCCCTAGTGCATTAGAATTATTGTGTGTTTGAAACAAGATTCCCGAGAGTGAAACTTTCTCGGTTGAGTGATGAAATCTTGCACACTTAAGGTAAGGGAATAGTGCATTTACGCAATACGGTCATTTGCAAAATGTTAACAATGTACCGTTTTTATTTAACATTCGGGCTCGTATTAGAGACGTAGCGCACACTATGAGTTTTCGTTTTTAGAGTAATAAATCAGACCGGACCGAAATTGATACCAGCAATGGACGATTTGAGAGACTCGATGGAGTATTTGAAAGGTCACTGGTTTGCCTTTCTGTAGCGGTGTTGGATAGATATTTGTTCGATAAATTGCCTTTTTTTTCCAAAAATTGCCGTAGAAGTAATCAATATTTCAGATTCTGGGATTAAAAATAGAGAATTTGGCACACTGGTTCGCCGGCTACAACGAGAGTTGTTGCGACGCCAATGCCTTTGCGCCTTAGCAATAAAAAATTAGAGTAGTTAGTGTTTTTTGAGTGCAGAAACGGTGAAAAAAGGTTGTCAAACGGTGATAACACCGAGCAGACTAGAGTCTAGTTCATGTTGGGATTTTCACTGAAAAATTGTGAAATATATGTCGTATCCAGCAGAAATACAGCAGGACAGTAAAGACGTACGAATGCCGAATAACCATTTGGCTAAATATAAAGTGGGAGGGATAAAATGGTGCTCGCTACTGGACTCGAACCAGTGACACCCTGCATGTCATGCAGGTACTCTAACCAACTGAGCTA
This genomic interval carries:
- a CDS encoding tryptophan halogenase family protein, with protein sequence MTNAVTSIVIVGGGTAGWITAGTLAAKIKREHEANVSITLVESPDIPTIGVGEGTWPTMRTTLKKMGISETDFMRECNVSFKQGAKFAQWTTGTPDDFYYHPLVLPTDFDNTNLAPHWHHHNKGSFSENVCYQEALCEHGLAPKLITTAEYDAVANYAYHLDAGAFSEFLKRHCTTQLGVTHILDNVVSVKAATNGDISAVITQNNGDIDGDLFIDCTGFKSLLIGQHYNTPFKSCRDVLFADRALAVHVPYPDEQSPIASHTISTAQTSGWIWDIGLTNRRGVGHVFSSAHISDDQAHQQLLSYITPSYANADSLSVKSIDIDSGHREKFWVNNCVAVGLSAGFLEPLEASALVLVEISASMIAEQLPANRASMNIVAKRFNETFLYRWQRIIDFLKLHYMLSKRIDSKFWIDNRESSSIPDSLNELLTIWQHQYPWHGDFDRAVEVFPAASYQYVLYGMQFNTCDPRGIAPDRHQHALNLIRKNEKYTHQLLGSMPTNRALIEKINQYGLQPV
- a CDS encoding TonB-dependent receptor, with the translated sequence MDTNRFKLNSVYMAILVATGSASMAHAAEETQQNNLQKEEVEVIQVSGIRGSLTKSADIKRSSAGVVDAISAEDIGKFPDSNLAESLQRIPGVSIDRANNEGNQVTVRGFGPSFNLVTLNGRQMPNSSVLQSAGISRSFNFREIASETVSGVEAIKTGRANITSGGIGATINIKTAKPFDYDGFKAFASATAIHDTSVEDKGDDFTPEVSGMVSNIFLDGKLGVMLSASHSERDSHRDRAGTDGWVRNRGNRDGIDTSAIDTAKNPDQSFWTAWTATSEHYDTTRERDNAQLVVQYSPIDTVEATLDYTISRFEETSTTNRSAFWFDNPTGATDANGTVYSPRNANDELNFWAWKYYEEKENDSLGVNLKWDATDTLSFMLDYHDSSSESNPDGDTAETLANLKNPPGSVALIGADFVGDIPNIIVDDSGLVGGAYDKSNIVSDLYQQRGYSMENDIKQVHLSGTWLNGGNGDLSQITFGIQNTKYEVDTYLSERFDFVDISMDALDLSFEESGSTLDEFSGYKDLFPYIAKYSAEQFLDIVTAEGKYQAPNVTTNGMEEETLAVYAALQIETELNNFPISINAGVRWEDTDVEAYSVQPGIIAMNYRHPEELSEVYDTVDTAQRLTGSYTRILPNLDIQVDVTDDIVTRASYSRTIGRASINALFPGTTTNARPEGPFQASQGNPNLLPITSDNFDLSVEWYDDNGSFASAGYFKKYVENFIGSGVVNGPLNDVNGQPLTDPSVNPRPGCPDSSATPNPACLGTASDPVITWEISTPQNLQNRELDGWEFNVQYMFADTGFGAVANYTIVDSDEEFDPFNFDETVALTGLSDTANLVGFYENETFEVRVAYNWRDDFLLALGNEPTFTEAYGQLDASISYDINENFSVFADAINVTNETVRRYGRFENQLISAEQYGPRYSFGVRANW
- a CDS encoding SapC family protein, whose protein sequence is MTQFQVVDSTAHKHTKINTQHGAEYGENIHYAPAVADELRHLALEYPVCFIKDSETGQFGMHAVFGFDPGENLFLKGNQWHANYVPMHIRRQPFMVGVKGPAGAQPTPENTVLTLNMSNARVQTVDGEPLFDAQGQATPYLQKVSQLAFDIVPAILRTEQFIKTLVANRLIEPIQLTITLKNGEETKFEGIYTINEEKLSQLSQEKVFEFHEKGYFQACYLILASFGNIQNLITLKSKI
- a CDS encoding beta-galactosidase, which gives rise to MNSKLSKTWHSKSILAASIAIALVACSDSSTTQDNTAVPASNADAFQPEQTLVTLVDFESPTQQGWLSSNEAKTALKHITDNTYVSVDFLSKFNMPTLVVAPEEPWAFDQFENYNFAFDAENTGDTSIQLYLNVENPKGKAQSRSISLAAGFKGTVYFPLKGVEAETEIGLWGDAPPWQTQDKLMIWRSWRSDNVNLDQVAALKFFTIGNLDDTQVALDNIRLRKNPETRSDWMKGVIDEFGQNAKIQSPLKIDSVEQLKAAANAELKQLDNSKGMPNRSQYGGYTAGPKLNATGYFRTEKVDGKWWMVDPEGHVFFSHGPANVRMANMSTLTGVDFKDDSVRVVHDDELTPEDSMGIVSVSDDVRSTRYVTSDIRHQMFNWLPAYDDELAEHYSYRRSTHKGAIAHGETYSFYRANLERRYGQTSPESYIKKWEDVTIQRMHEWGFTSFGNWVDPAFYQAQQVPYFANGWIIGNYKTLSGYKNHWGLMPDPYDPVFEQRAIATIDAIAKDVENSPWCAGIFIDNEKSWGERSGTVEERYGVILDALSKDSEQSPAKQAFTEHLQQKYTDIDQINAAWLREFESWEDVARSIQFDQYSAALEVDLSRMLEMLGEQYFKVVHGTLAEVMPNHLYMGARMANWGMPDEIIKASLKYSDVLSFNIYEEGMQDHFWKFLEDVDLPVVIGEFHIGTTVDTGMFNPGIVHAADPSDRAQMYKDYMQSVLNKPYMVGAHWFQYIDEPISGRAFDGENANIGFVTVTDIPYPQLIDAVKDVTSTMYQKRLAN